In Geotalea uraniireducens, one genomic interval encodes:
- a CDS encoding mechanosensitive ion channel family protein: MIGWLQRFFSPGAITMFTRCLLTLVLLLVLAAPPVPAVDRSETPSTPAATGAPVTLNGTPLFYVREKVLSYPPTERARLISARLEKLLHAPQVDAATITTTDSDASTDIVAGDLVIMSVTDRDARGEGTTRQELARRFRDRIVAAIVAYRDEYSSRSLLEGSAYAALATLVLVAALLFLKKLFPLLHNRLQSWKGTKIRSLRVQSLEIVNAERIVSLLASLLRGGRLVITLTLFYFYIPLVFSFFPQTQGFAAQLFGHLISPLRSIGHAIGAYLPNIFFILVILLVTHYVIKLIRFVFAEIGKGTITIPGFYQDWAEPTFKIVRFLVLAFAAVVVFPYLPGSNSPAFKGISIFLGVLFSLGSTSAVANIVAGVILTYTRGFKTGDRVKIAETVGDVVEKTLLVTRIRTIKNVDVTIPNSMVISSHVVNYSSSADAYGLILHTSVTIGYDTPWRTIHQLLVEAAKRTEHILELPAPFVLQTALNDFYVTYELNAYTDQPHKMMAIYSALHQQIQDRFNEAGVEIMSPHYSQLRDGNSTTIPESYRPPGYVAPSIRISRPGEAAPTE; encoded by the coding sequence ATGATAGGATGGTTACAGAGATTCTTTTCCCCCGGAGCCATTACCATGTTCACCCGCTGTCTGCTGACCCTCGTCCTTCTTCTTGTTCTGGCAGCGCCGCCGGTCCCGGCGGTCGACCGAAGCGAAACGCCGTCGACACCCGCCGCCACCGGGGCACCGGTAACCCTCAACGGTACGCCGCTTTTTTACGTCCGAGAGAAAGTGCTCTCCTACCCGCCGACGGAACGAGCACGGCTCATTTCGGCACGCCTGGAGAAATTGCTTCATGCGCCGCAAGTCGACGCTGCCACAATCACCACCACCGACAGCGACGCCAGCACCGACATCGTGGCCGGCGACCTGGTGATCATGAGCGTGACCGACCGGGATGCGCGTGGCGAGGGAACCACCCGCCAGGAACTGGCCCGACGCTTCCGGGACCGGATCGTCGCCGCCATCGTCGCCTACCGGGATGAATACTCGTCCAGGAGTCTGCTCGAAGGGAGCGCCTATGCGGCACTGGCGACCCTCGTCCTCGTGGCGGCACTGCTCTTTCTCAAGAAGCTCTTTCCGCTCCTGCACAACCGGCTGCAATCGTGGAAAGGGACGAAGATCCGCTCGCTCAGGGTCCAGTCCCTGGAAATCGTCAACGCCGAACGGATCGTCAGCCTGCTGGCCAGCCTGCTCAGGGGGGGCCGGCTCGTTATTACGCTGACTCTTTTCTACTTCTATATCCCGCTGGTTTTCAGTTTTTTCCCCCAGACCCAGGGTTTTGCCGCACAACTGTTCGGACACCTGATTTCTCCGTTGCGCAGCATCGGTCACGCCATCGGCGCTTACCTGCCGAACATCTTCTTCATCCTCGTCATCCTGCTGGTAACCCATTACGTCATCAAGTTGATCCGCTTCGTCTTCGCCGAGATCGGCAAGGGGACCATCACCATCCCCGGTTTTTACCAGGATTGGGCCGAGCCGACGTTCAAAATCGTCCGCTTCCTCGTCCTGGCCTTCGCCGCAGTAGTGGTCTTTCCCTACCTCCCCGGTTCCAATTCGCCGGCCTTCAAAGGGATCTCGATCTTTCTCGGCGTCCTTTTCTCGCTCGGCTCGACATCGGCCGTCGCCAACATCGTCGCCGGGGTGATCCTTACCTACACGCGGGGCTTCAAAACCGGTGACCGGGTCAAAATTGCCGAGACGGTCGGCGACGTGGTGGAGAAGACGCTGCTCGTCACCCGGATCAGAACCATCAAGAACGTCGACGTAACCATCCCCAATTCGATGGTGATCAGCAGCCACGTCGTTAATTACAGTTCCTCGGCCGACGCCTACGGGCTGATCCTCCACACCAGCGTCACCATCGGCTACGACACGCCTTGGCGCACCATCCACCAACTGCTGGTCGAAGCAGCCAAGCGGACGGAACATATCCTGGAACTCCCGGCGCCGTTCGTCCTGCAGACCGCCCTCAACGACTTCTACGTCACCTACGAGCTGAACGCCTACACCGACCAGCCGCACAAAATGATGGCGATCTACTCGGCCCTGCACCAGCAGATCCAGGACCGGTTCAACGAAGCAGGGGTGGAAATCATGTCGCCCCACTACTCCCAACTCCGGGACGGCAACTCGACGACCATCCCCGAGTCCTACCGGCCGCCCGGTTACGTGGCGCCGTCAATCAGGATCAGTCGCCCCGGCGAGGCCGCACCGACAGAGTGA